Proteins encoded within one genomic window of Companilactobacillus zhachilii:
- a CDS encoding metal ABC transporter ATP-binding protein gives MIEAKNLSKSFGKQLVFKDLNFTINNGDFVSLIGPNGSGKTTLVKIMMGLEKKTSGELKIDKQTIGYVPQFRNIDIDYPLNIEQFVRLNLKFTLSPAKRRQDNETIKQILEKTKLTTLKDRPLGLASGGEKQKAYLAQALLNDPKILILDESTASLDVEVKMQLMDLVEELNHKYNLTVIFITHDYELTKKYTSRALFFEHQTIEEVNVADVSEDMFDMGG, from the coding sequence GTGATTGAGGCAAAGAATTTAAGCAAAAGTTTTGGGAAGCAACTAGTTTTTAAGGATTTAAATTTCACTATTAATAATGGTGACTTTGTTAGTTTGATTGGGCCTAATGGTTCCGGTAAAACCACTCTAGTCAAGATTATGATGGGGTTGGAAAAGAAAACTAGTGGTGAATTGAAGATTGATAAACAAACAATTGGCTATGTGCCCCAATTCCGAAATATTGATATTGATTATCCTTTAAATATTGAACAATTTGTGCGATTGAATCTGAAGTTTACTTTGAGTCCAGCTAAACGTCGCCAAGATAACGAGACTATCAAGCAAATTTTGGAAAAAACGAAGTTAACAACTTTGAAGGATCGTCCTTTAGGATTAGCTTCTGGTGGTGAAAAGCAAAAGGCTTATTTAGCACAAGCATTGTTGAATGATCCGAAGATTTTGATCTTGGATGAATCGACAGCCAGTCTTGATGTTGAAGTTAAGATGCAACTGATGGATCTGGTAGAAGAATTGAATCACAAATATAATTTAACGGTTATCTTCATTACTCATGATTATGAGTTGACGAAAAAGTACACTAGTCGGGCATTATTTTTCGAACATCAAACGATTGAAGAAGTTAATGTGGCAGACGTTTCGGAAGATATGTTTGATATGGGAGGTTAG